The proteins below are encoded in one region of Holophagaceae bacterium:
- a CDS encoding sigma-54-dependent Fis family transcriptional regulator: MPQPQTILIVDDEPGIRRSLGETLNDEHYAVLKAERGEQALELLQNPDSDGIHLMLLDVWLPGIDGLETLKQAKALRPDLPVVMISGHGNIDTAMQATKLGAFDFIEKPIDLDRLLLVAGNALKQAQLLHENIRLIQEAEGERFFQAESGAMKRLMADLKLVAPTEGRVLITGENGSGKEEIARLLHKGSPRRDHPFVEVNCAAIPEELIESELFGHTKGAFTGASRDQRGKFREADGGTLFLDEVGDMSLKTQAKVLRALQEGRIEPVGGGGALAVDVRVIAATNKDLAEEIKAGRFREDLYFRLAVVPLRVPPLRERLEELISLADAFIAAIARSYGRAPKRLAPDAKDTLLNHDWPGNVRELKNLMERAVILSRGADITARDLGPLTARHLAEPDPFSFPSFSSLRDARDWFEGVYIQREIRAQNGNMTRVAEVLGLDRSNLYKRLKILGIESRET, encoded by the coding sequence ATGCCCCAGCCCCAGACGATCCTCATCGTGGACGACGAGCCCGGTATCCGCCGCAGCCTGGGCGAGACCTTGAACGACGAACACTACGCGGTCCTCAAGGCGGAGCGCGGCGAACAGGCGCTCGAACTGCTCCAGAATCCCGATAGCGACGGCATCCATCTCATGCTGCTGGATGTCTGGCTGCCGGGCATCGATGGGCTGGAGACCCTGAAGCAGGCCAAGGCTCTGCGCCCTGACCTCCCGGTGGTGATGATCAGCGGCCACGGCAACATCGACACGGCCATGCAGGCCACGAAGCTGGGCGCCTTCGATTTCATCGAGAAGCCCATCGATCTGGACCGGCTGCTGCTCGTGGCGGGCAATGCCCTCAAGCAGGCGCAGTTGCTGCACGAAAACATCCGGCTCATCCAGGAGGCCGAGGGCGAACGGTTCTTCCAGGCCGAGAGCGGCGCCATGAAACGGCTCATGGCGGATCTCAAGCTGGTGGCGCCCACGGAAGGCCGCGTGCTCATCACCGGCGAAAACGGCAGCGGCAAGGAAGAGATCGCGAGGCTGCTCCACAAGGGGAGTCCCCGGCGGGACCATCCCTTCGTGGAAGTCAACTGCGCGGCGATCCCCGAAGAACTCATCGAAAGCGAGCTCTTCGGCCATACCAAAGGCGCTTTCACGGGCGCCTCCAGGGACCAGCGCGGGAAATTCCGCGAGGCGGACGGCGGCACGCTCTTTCTGGACGAAGTGGGCGACATGTCCCTGAAGACCCAGGCCAAGGTGCTGAGGGCGTTGCAGGAAGGCCGCATCGAGCCCGTGGGCGGCGGCGGGGCGCTGGCGGTGGACGTGCGGGTGATCGCGGCCACCAACAAGGACCTCGCGGAGGAAATCAAGGCCGGCCGTTTCCGGGAGGACCTCTACTTCCGGCTCGCCGTGGTGCCGCTGCGCGTGCCGCCCCTGCGGGAGCGCCTGGAGGAACTCATCAGCCTGGCGGATGCCTTCATCGCCGCCATCGCGCGGAGCTACGGCCGGGCGCCCAAGCGCCTGGCGCCTGATGCCAAGGACACGCTGCTGAACCATGACTGGCCGGGCAATGTGCGGGAGCTGAAGAACCTCATGGAGCGGGCAGTGATCCTGAGCCGGGGCGCCGACATCACCGCCCGGGACCTGGGCCCGCTGACCGCGCGCCACCTGGCTGAGCCGGATCCTTTCTCCTTCCCATCCTTCTCCAGCCTGCGCGATGCGCGCGATTGGTTCGAGGGCGTCTACATCCAGCGGGAAATCAGGGCCCAGAACGGCAACATGACGCGGGTGGCCGAAGTGCTTGGCCTGGACCGCTCCAACCTGTACAAGCGGCTCAAGATCCTGGGCATCGAGTCGAGGGAGACGTGA
- a CDS encoding FecR domain-containing protein: protein MSTQRTRTSWNLRLPLPLSLLTSLLAVSAPLAFHTPAHAALAFAQDGDEQIYQGEAPYRYASVKVLEGDIRIRKGDADETLSRGTPIAEGDVVDSRGRGVLQLGDGTRVAFGRNTRFTIAALFTEKDGSRQVLLRLDRGSLRVNYGSESEGRIRIDTPSGTAILDGKANVTVAVDSDRSVKVHVASGRINFTNERDQARILAGERLTVYSSQDRLDRVRSYNTYEQDDFDSWSDSYMTARRGASWDNVPADIRYYSDDLDDNGSWVDVEDVGRVWCPRVTYADWRPYSRGRWGAYSGGLTWISDEPWGYLTHHYGRWGWGATFGWYWIPGSFYSPAWVAWNWSGGYCGWAPLGYYNNPCSWGYGAWNGYHAWNVVSIHHLNTPNLRTRLMSDHNVIANMSGGTGATTWAARGRSLTPPWRTAPIIATRQEFQNPGQLGTAFNRSVAQDRLNTYSRAAQSSTGRTVNLVPVDRKRTTPAPFENRDRTGSPAGRGVISDRSSSRTLDRATPGGNGSSRTTVTPHAIDRTDRTDRSDRARELSDRHTDRPVDRPRDPNAGRETRPVDRPTDRPADRPRDIQRERSPREFLRDERPAPTRDRPREEYRPMERPAPREYTPAPRQESRPAPREDRPAPRQESRPAPREESRPSRQESQPAPRQESRPSPPSDRGGSSRRG from the coding sequence ATGTCGACCCAGCGCACCCGCACATCTTGGAACCTGCGGCTTCCCCTGCCGCTCTCGCTGCTCACCTCGCTGCTGGCGGTATCAGCGCCCCTCGCATTCCACACCCCGGCCCATGCCGCCTTGGCCTTCGCGCAGGATGGCGATGAGCAGATCTACCAAGGCGAAGCGCCCTACCGCTATGCCTCGGTGAAGGTACTGGAAGGCGATATCCGGATCCGCAAAGGCGATGCGGACGAAACCCTCTCCCGCGGCACGCCCATCGCCGAGGGCGATGTGGTGGATAGCCGCGGCCGTGGCGTCCTGCAACTGGGGGACGGCACCCGCGTGGCGTTCGGCCGCAATACGCGCTTCACCATCGCGGCGCTTTTCACGGAAAAGGACGGTTCCAGGCAGGTGCTGCTGCGCCTGGACCGGGGCAGCCTGCGGGTGAACTATGGCTCCGAAAGCGAAGGCCGCATCCGCATCGACACGCCCTCGGGTACCGCGATCCTGGATGGCAAGGCGAACGTGACGGTCGCGGTGGATTCCGACCGCAGCGTGAAGGTGCATGTGGCTTCGGGGCGCATCAATTTCACCAACGAGAGGGACCAGGCCCGCATCCTGGCGGGCGAGCGGCTCACGGTCTACAGCAGCCAGGACCGCCTGGACCGGGTGCGCAGCTACAACACCTACGAACAGGATGATTTCGATTCCTGGAGCGATTCGTACATGACAGCCCGCCGCGGTGCCTCCTGGGACAATGTGCCCGCCGACATCCGCTATTACAGCGATGACCTGGATGACAACGGCTCCTGGGTGGATGTGGAGGACGTGGGCCGGGTCTGGTGCCCCCGCGTGACCTATGCCGACTGGCGCCCCTACTCCCGCGGACGCTGGGGGGCCTACAGCGGCGGACTCACCTGGATCAGCGACGAACCCTGGGGCTATCTCACCCATCACTACGGCCGCTGGGGCTGGGGCGCGACCTTCGGTTGGTACTGGATTCCCGGCAGCTTCTACAGCCCCGCGTGGGTGGCCTGGAACTGGAGCGGCGGCTACTGCGGATGGGCGCCCTTGGGCTACTACAACAACCCCTGCTCCTGGGGCTATGGCGCGTGGAATGGCTACCATGCCTGGAACGTCGTGAGCATCCACCACCTCAACACTCCGAACCTCCGCACCCGGCTGATGTCGGACCACAACGTCATCGCCAACATGTCCGGCGGCACCGGCGCCACGACCTGGGCGGCCCGCGGCCGAAGCCTCACGCCGCCCTGGCGGACGGCCCCGATCATCGCCACCCGCCAGGAGTTCCAGAATCCCGGCCAATTGGGCACGGCCTTCAACCGCTCCGTGGCCCAGGACCGCCTGAACACCTACTCCCGCGCGGCGCAATCCAGCACGGGACGGACCGTGAACCTCGTGCCTGTGGATCGGAAACGGACGACTCCCGCTCCTTTCGAGAACCGCGACCGCACGGGCTCGCCGGCCGGACGCGGAGTCATCTCGGATCGCAGTTCCTCACGCACCCTCGACCGGGCCACTCCAGGCGGGAATGGTTCTTCCCGCACCACCGTGACGCCCCATGCCATCGATAGGACAGATAGGACAGACAGGTCGGACCGCGCCCGGGAGCTGAGCGATCGCCACACCGATCGGCCCGTGGATCGTCCCCGGGATCCGAATGCCGGCCGCGAGACTCGCCCGGTCGACCGCCCCACCGATCGTCCTGCTGATCGTCCTCGGGACATCCAACGGGAGCGCAGTCCTCGGGAATTCCTCCGGGACGAGCGTCCCGCCCCGACCCGGGACCGGCCTCGCGAAGAATACCGGCCCATGGAACGCCCGGCACCGCGCGAATACACCCCGGCCCCACGCCAGGAAAGCCGTCCCGCTCCCCGGGAAGATCGGCCAGCCCCCCGGCAGGAGAGCCGGCCCGCGCCCAGAGAAGAGTCCCGCCCCTCGCGCCAGGAAAGCCAACCGGCTCCCCGGCAGGAATCAAGGCCTTCCCCGCCTTCGGATCGTGGCGGCAGTTCCCGCCGCGGATGA
- a CDS encoding class I SAM-dependent methyltransferase: MFSGIAGKYDLLNHVLSGGIDFYWWRRMARASGAAKGKRLLDVAAGTGDSSIALARRGAEVVSTDFTHAMLRLGPSKFRQKKLESLIWASADADAQALPFRSEEFDGLTICYGIRNVEDRMKAYAEFLRVLKPGGRLTILEFSTPVLPGFRGLYTWYSLKVLPRIGALISGDRSAYTYLPESIREFPDQPRLAQELKTAGFEQVRWTNLTGGIVALHVGIKP; the protein is encoded by the coding sequence ATGTTCTCTGGCATCGCTGGAAAATACGACCTGCTGAACCATGTCCTCTCCGGTGGAATCGATTTCTACTGGTGGCGGCGCATGGCCCGGGCCAGCGGCGCCGCGAAGGGAAAGCGACTGCTCGATGTGGCGGCGGGCACCGGCGATTCCTCCATCGCCCTCGCCAGGCGCGGCGCCGAGGTCGTCAGCACGGATTTCACCCACGCCATGCTGCGCTTAGGCCCCTCCAAATTCAGACAGAAGAAGCTTGAATCGCTCATCTGGGCCAGCGCGGACGCCGATGCCCAGGCGCTGCCCTTCAGGAGCGAGGAATTCGACGGCCTCACCATCTGCTACGGAATCCGCAATGTCGAGGACCGGATGAAAGCCTATGCGGAGTTCCTGCGGGTGCTGAAACCCGGGGGACGGCTCACCATCCTGGAATTCTCGACGCCAGTGCTTCCTGGCTTCCGCGGCCTTTACACTTGGTACTCGCTCAAGGTTCTGCCCAGGATCGGCGCGCTGATTTCCGGCGACCGCTCCGCCTACACCTACCTGCCCGAGAGCATCCGGGAGTTTCCGGACCAGCCCCGGCTGGCCCAGGAACTGAAAACCGCCGGTTTTGAGCAGGTCCGTTGGACCAATCTCACCGGCGGCATCGTGGCCCTGCACGTGGGCATCAAACCCTGA
- a CDS encoding TatD family hydrolase, translating to MLVDAHCHLTGSHLAQDQVKATLERAFAAGVTGFIAVGTDREDSQAVLDLARELPCVQASLGVHPHEAKSWNAESAAELETLALDPNVRFIGETGLDWHYDLSPREEQELAFRAQIQLAKRVQKPLMIHTRSAPEATLRILWEEGAEEVSGTIHCFSEDMAFAEGALDLGFYLSFSGIVTFKNAHAVRDVAAWAPEDRILVETDSPYLAPVPHRGKTNEPAYVRSVADHLAQLRGITGARIEELTTRNLEALCGWAPPA from the coding sequence ATGCTCGTAGATGCCCATTGCCATTTGACCGGGAGCCACCTGGCCCAGGACCAGGTGAAGGCCACCCTGGAACGGGCTTTCGCCGCCGGCGTGACCGGGTTCATCGCGGTGGGCACGGACCGGGAGGACAGCCAGGCGGTGCTGGATCTGGCCCGCGAACTGCCTTGCGTCCAGGCCAGCCTAGGCGTCCACCCCCATGAGGCCAAGTCCTGGAACGCAGAGTCCGCCGCGGAGCTGGAGACCCTGGCGCTGGACCCCAATGTCCGCTTCATCGGCGAGACGGGCCTGGACTGGCACTATGACTTGAGCCCCCGGGAGGAACAGGAACTGGCCTTCCGCGCCCAGATCCAACTGGCCAAGCGCGTTCAAAAACCCCTGATGATCCACACCCGCTCCGCCCCGGAAGCCACCCTGCGCATCCTATGGGAGGAGGGCGCCGAGGAGGTTTCCGGCACCATCCATTGTTTCTCGGAGGACATGGCCTTTGCCGAAGGGGCCCTGGATCTGGGCTTCTACCTTAGTTTTTCAGGCATCGTCACCTTCAAGAACGCCCACGCCGTCCGGGATGTGGCCGCCTGGGCGCCCGAGGACCGCATTCTCGTGGAAACCGACTCGCCCTATTTGGCGCCGGTGCCCCATCGGGGAAAGACCAACGAGCCCGCCTACGTGCGTTCCGTCGCGGATCACCTGGCCCAGCTCCGCGGCATCACCGGCGCCCGCATCGAAGAGCTCACCACCCGGAATCTGGAGGCCCTGTGCGGCTGGGCGCCCCCCGCCTGA
- a CDS encoding ORF6N domain-containing protein → MALPVERILKSILVLRGEKVILDTDLALLYGVETKVLLQAVRRNIERFPDDFMFQMDELEWSVLKSQFVTSKPGQDPRGGRRTAPYAFTEQGVAMLSSVLRSDRAIAVNIQVMRAFVQLKRMLATHEDLARKIESLERKYDAQFRGVFDAIRELMAPQENPKKQPIGFKVKK, encoded by the coding sequence ATGGCGCTTCCGGTCGAGCGCATCTTGAAGTCCATCCTGGTTTTAAGGGGTGAAAAGGTCATTTTGGATACCGACCTGGCGTTACTTTACGGTGTGGAAACGAAGGTCCTCTTGCAGGCCGTCCGTCGCAATATAGAGCGGTTCCCTGACGACTTCATGTTTCAGATGGACGAGTTGGAGTGGTCTGTTTTGAAGTCACAATTTGTGACCTCAAAACCAGGCCAGGATCCCAGAGGTGGTCGCCGGACAGCTCCCTACGCATTCACGGAACAAGGTGTGGCCATGCTTTCCAGCGTTCTGCGAAGTGATCGGGCCATCGCCGTGAACATCCAAGTCATGCGTGCCTTCGTCCAGCTTAAACGCATGCTCGCGACCCACGAGGACCTTGCCCGTAAAATCGAGTCGCTTGAGCGGAAATACGATGCTCAGTTTCGGGGTGTCTTCGATGCGATCCGGGAATTGATGGCGCCCCAGGAGAATCCGAAGAAGCAGCCCATCGGCTTCAAGGTGAAAAAGTGA
- a CDS encoding MerR family transcriptional regulator, which produces MTRKWFKIGEAAKLIGVGPKELRYWETQIPEIKPRRSKGNLRYYHVDELPRLHRIHGWIAEGLTVSDCRELLTTGHLARGLHEALGLDVPEPQGPPPARKPGSARPPRPMEPANASVPSSLPKDSLEAITTALKLLHQRLRALPDFSI; this is translated from the coding sequence GTGACCCGCAAATGGTTCAAGATCGGCGAGGCTGCCAAGCTCATCGGCGTGGGTCCCAAGGAACTGCGCTATTGGGAAACGCAGATCCCCGAGATCAAGCCGCGGCGGTCCAAGGGCAACCTCCGCTACTACCATGTGGATGAACTGCCGCGCCTGCACCGCATCCACGGCTGGATCGCGGAAGGCCTCACCGTTTCGGACTGCCGCGAGCTGTTGACCACGGGCCACCTGGCCCGGGGGCTCCACGAGGCCCTGGGCCTCGATGTGCCTGAACCCCAAGGACCGCCACCCGCCAGGAAACCCGGTTCGGCCCGGCCGCCCCGGCCGATGGAGCCTGCCAACGCGTCTGTCCCGTCCTCCCTGCCCAAAGACAGCCTCGAAGCCATCACCACCGCCTTGAAGCTCCTGCACCAGAGACTCCGCGCCTTGCCGGACTTCTCGATCTGA
- a CDS encoding aspartate carbamoyltransferase catalytic subunit, whose translation MVAERYAFPHKHLLGIEPLSPRDITAILNQAAAFEEVCERPEIKIVPALRKRVVVNLFFENSTRTRNSFEIAQKRLSAEIINFDADTSSLKKGETLIDTAMNLQAMHPDLIIMRHSAPGAHALLARHMQASIVNAGDGAHEHPTQALLDAYTLRKKFGKVEGLRIAIVGDIRHSRVVRSNLWLLTKMGAKVTLVGPPTLLPKEMKATWPEVEFTSDFESIIPQQDAIMMLRVQFERGTGGFIPGQGEYIRFFQLNKERMKMAKPDVAVLHPGPINRGLEITSEVADGPNNLILDQVTNGVPVRMAVMYLLCNPHGESVP comes from the coding sequence ATGGTGGCTGAACGCTACGCCTTTCCTCATAAGCACCTGCTGGGCATCGAGCCCCTGAGCCCCCGCGACATCACCGCGATCCTGAACCAGGCCGCGGCTTTCGAGGAAGTCTGCGAGCGTCCGGAGATCAAGATCGTGCCGGCCCTGCGCAAGCGGGTGGTGGTGAACCTTTTTTTCGAGAACAGCACCCGCACCCGCAACAGCTTCGAGATCGCGCAGAAACGCCTGAGCGCCGAGATCATCAATTTCGACGCGGACACCAGTTCCTTGAAGAAAGGCGAGACACTCATCGATACGGCCATGAACCTGCAGGCCATGCATCCGGACCTCATCATCATGCGCCACAGCGCGCCCGGCGCCCACGCGCTGCTGGCCCGGCACATGCAGGCCAGCATCGTGAACGCCGGGGATGGCGCCCATGAGCATCCGACGCAGGCCCTGCTCGATGCCTACACGCTCCGGAAGAAATTCGGGAAGGTCGAGGGCCTGAGGATCGCCATCGTGGGCGATATCCGCCACTCCCGCGTGGTGCGGTCGAATTTGTGGCTGCTCACAAAGATGGGCGCCAAGGTGACGCTGGTGGGTCCGCCCACCCTGCTTCCGAAGGAGATGAAGGCCACCTGGCCGGAGGTGGAATTCACCAGCGACTTCGAGTCCATCATTCCGCAGCAGGACGCCATCATGATGCTCCGCGTCCAGTTCGAGCGTGGCACCGGCGGCTTCATCCCGGGGCAGGGCGAGTACATCCGCTTCTTCCAGCTCAACAAGGAGCGCATGAAGATGGCCAAGCCGGATGTCGCGGTCCTGCATCCAGGCCCCATCAACCGCGGCCTCGAAATCACCTCCGAGGTCGCCGACGGGCCCAACAACCTGATTCTCGACCAGGTCACCAACGGCGTTCCCGTGCGCATGGCGGTCATGTACCTGCTCTGCAATCCCCACGGCGAATCCGTGCCCTGA
- a CDS encoding acyl-CoA dehydrogenase family protein — translation MATATTEIVQGGSFLLTPIGQLSQFTPEDLSDDSKEFGRAARDFIEGEVLPRDEAIDKLDLPLTIELLRKAGEIGLLSIEIPEAYEGLELDKKSSLLVLEEMSKQGSFSVSYGACTGIGTLPIVYFGTEAQKKNYLPKLGAGELLAAYALTEAGSGSDAMGAKTTAVLDGDTWVLNGTKMWITNAGFADVFCTFAKVDGQHFSCFIIEKDDPGLSTGAEEHKLGIKGSSTRTLILENCRIPKDRLLGEIGKGHKIAFGILNIGRFKLGAGCIGGAKRVIEYTLKYTAERHQFNKPLNSFGLIQQKLADMATKIYVGEAMNWRTIGYIDEALSQSSWSDPDAGAKKMQAIDEFAIEASIVKVWGSEALSWIADESVQCFGGYGFSAEYPPEKVYRDCRINRIFEGTNEINRLLIAGTLLKRAMKGELPMMQFGQQVAKEISNPPKAAAFTGPVARLKHGVELSKRQCMLASGLAVQVLGQKLVDNQEVMARMSNMMMEIYAMESAVVRAERMLESGHRWAEMARDFTELYVNEAWHRVHGDARMLCADVTDGEGLRHALAGIKAFAEFHPTSCARLRGRIASQLIQKGGYPIEVI, via the coding sequence ATGGCCACCGCGACCACTGAGATTGTGCAGGGCGGATCCTTTCTGCTGACGCCCATCGGGCAGTTGTCCCAATTCACGCCCGAAGACCTCTCCGACGACTCCAAGGAGTTCGGGCGCGCCGCGCGGGATTTCATCGAAGGCGAAGTGCTGCCCCGGGACGAGGCCATCGACAAGCTGGACCTTCCGCTGACCATCGAGCTGCTGAGGAAGGCCGGGGAGATCGGCCTTCTGAGCATCGAGATTCCCGAGGCCTACGAGGGATTGGAACTGGACAAGAAAAGCTCGCTCCTGGTGCTCGAGGAAATGAGCAAGCAGGGCAGCTTTTCAGTGAGCTACGGCGCCTGCACCGGCATCGGCACACTGCCCATCGTCTATTTCGGCACCGAAGCCCAGAAAAAGAACTACCTGCCAAAGCTAGGGGCTGGCGAGCTGCTGGCGGCCTATGCGTTGACCGAGGCCGGCAGCGGTTCCGATGCCATGGGGGCGAAGACCACGGCCGTGCTGGACGGCGACACCTGGGTGCTGAACGGCACCAAGATGTGGATCACCAACGCGGGTTTCGCGGATGTCTTCTGCACCTTCGCCAAAGTGGACGGCCAGCATTTCAGCTGTTTCATCATCGAGAAGGACGATCCTGGACTGAGCACCGGCGCCGAGGAACACAAGCTCGGCATCAAGGGCAGCTCCACGCGGACGCTCATCCTGGAGAACTGCCGCATTCCCAAGGACCGGTTGCTGGGCGAGATCGGCAAAGGCCACAAGATCGCTTTCGGCATCCTGAACATAGGCCGGTTCAAGCTGGGCGCGGGCTGCATCGGCGGCGCCAAGCGGGTGATCGAATACACCCTGAAGTACACCGCCGAACGCCATCAGTTCAACAAGCCCCTGAATTCCTTCGGCCTGATCCAGCAGAAATTGGCCGACATGGCCACCAAGATCTACGTGGGCGAAGCCATGAACTGGCGCACCATCGGCTACATCGACGAGGCCCTGTCCCAGTCCAGCTGGTCCGACCCCGATGCCGGCGCCAAGAAGATGCAGGCCATCGATGAATTCGCCATCGAGGCTTCCATCGTCAAGGTGTGGGGCAGCGAGGCGCTCTCCTGGATCGCCGACGAGTCGGTGCAGTGCTTCGGCGGCTATGGTTTCAGCGCCGAATATCCCCCGGAAAAGGTCTACCGGGACTGCCGCATCAACCGCATTTTCGAAGGCACCAACGAGATCAACCGGCTGCTCATCGCCGGCACCTTGTTGAAGCGGGCCATGAAGGGCGAGCTGCCCATGATGCAGTTCGGCCAGCAGGTGGCCAAGGAGATCTCGAATCCGCCCAAAGCCGCGGCCTTCACCGGGCCTGTGGCGCGGCTCAAGCATGGGGTGGAACTGAGCAAGCGCCAGTGCATGCTGGCCTCGGGCCTCGCAGTCCAGGTGCTGGGCCAGAAGCTCGTAGACAACCAGGAGGTGATGGCCCGCATGAGCAACATGATGATGGAAATCTACGCCATGGAAAGCGCCGTGGTGCGCGCCGAGCGGATGCTGGAATCCGGCCATCGCTGGGCGGAGATGGCTCGGGACTTCACCGAACTCTATGTCAACGAAGCCTGGCATCGCGTCCATGGCGACGCGCGCATGCTCTGCGCTGACGTGACCGATGGCGAAGGCCTGCGCCATGCGCTCGCGGGCATCAAGGCCTTCGCGGAATTCCACCCGACCAGCTGCGCCCGGCTCCGGGGCCGCATCGCCAGCCAGCTCATCCAGAAGGGCGGGTATCCGATCGAAGTGATCTGA
- a CDS encoding 2,3-bisphosphoglycerate-independent phosphoglycerate mutase: MISGPITLLILDGFGDGPRNAFDATFTAGMPHFTELRKRYACTQLITSGEAVGLPEGQFGNSEVGHMNLGAGRVVWQELTRIDAAIRHGKFRENVPIARLLAGLKASGKRLHLLGLVSDGGVHSHQNHLVALAKWAQDEGIPTTIHAFLDGRDTAQKSADGYLQWLTFQIRDCPLVAIGSLCGRYTAMDRDKRWDRTERAWKLLVDGHGEFESSDAASGIAEAYARGETDEFVSPTKLAAFHRIAEGDGVLYFNFRADRGRQMCQALVSPDFNGFVQRLRPTVSLLTFTQYDILLEPYLSVAYPPQNLTRILGELIAEHGWRQFRTAETEKYAHVTYFFNGGREEAFKGEDRRLVPSPKVATYDLQPEMSCLEVTRGLAQAIRSGDYRLLVCNLANGDMVGHTGDISAASTACEVLDDAIRVISEAVLEQKGALFITADHGNCECMRDEAGNPHTAHTLNPVPAVLVAEGFEARQLRVGGALSDVAPTLLKLMGVDQPAEMDGSSLF; encoded by the coding sequence GTGATCTCCGGCCCCATCACCCTCCTGATCCTCGACGGCTTCGGCGACGGGCCGCGCAATGCGTTCGACGCCACGTTCACGGCGGGGATGCCGCATTTCACGGAACTGCGGAAGCGCTACGCCTGCACCCAATTGATCACCTCGGGCGAAGCGGTGGGACTTCCCGAAGGGCAATTCGGCAATTCCGAAGTGGGCCACATGAATCTAGGCGCGGGGCGCGTGGTCTGGCAGGAATTGACGCGCATCGATGCCGCCATCCGGCATGGCAAATTCCGTGAGAATGTGCCCATCGCCAGGCTGCTGGCGGGGCTGAAAGCTTCCGGCAAGCGGCTCCATCTTCTGGGCCTCGTCAGCGATGGCGGCGTCCACAGCCACCAGAACCACCTCGTGGCGCTCGCCAAGTGGGCCCAGGATGAAGGAATTCCAACCACCATCCACGCCTTTCTCGATGGCCGCGACACCGCCCAGAAAAGCGCCGATGGCTACCTGCAATGGCTGACTTTCCAGATCCGCGATTGCCCGCTCGTCGCCATCGGATCGCTGTGCGGGCGCTACACCGCCATGGACCGCGACAAGCGCTGGGACCGCACCGAACGCGCCTGGAAACTGCTGGTGGATGGCCATGGCGAATTCGAATCCAGCGACGCGGCCTCAGGCATCGCCGAAGCCTACGCGCGCGGCGAGACCGATGAATTCGTCTCCCCGACGAAGCTAGCGGCCTTCCACCGCATCGCGGAAGGCGATGGCGTCCTCTATTTCAATTTCCGCGCTGATCGCGGCCGGCAGATGTGCCAGGCCCTGGTGTCACCGGATTTCAACGGCTTCGTCCAGCGCCTTCGCCCCACGGTTTCACTGCTCACCTTCACGCAGTACGACATTTTGCTGGAACCCTATCTGTCCGTGGCCTACCCGCCCCAGAATCTCACGCGCATCCTGGGCGAGCTCATCGCAGAGCACGGATGGAGGCAGTTCCGCACCGCGGAAACCGAGAAGTACGCCCACGTCACCTACTTCTTCAACGGCGGGCGTGAAGAGGCTTTCAAGGGCGAGGACCGTAGGCTGGTGCCTTCGCCCAAGGTCGCCACCTACGACTTGCAGCCGGAAATGAGCTGCCTGGAGGTCACGCGGGGACTGGCCCAGGCCATCCGCAGCGGCGACTACAGGCTGTTGGTGTGCAACCTCGCCAATGGCGACATGGTGGGCCACACCGGCGACATCAGCGCCGCGAGCACCGCCTGCGAAGTCCTGGACGACGCCATCCGCGTCATCAGCGAGGCGGTGCTGGAACAAAAAGGCGCGCTGTTCATCACCGCTGACCACGGCAATTGCGAATGCATGCGCGACGAGGCCGGAAATCCCCACACGGCCCACACGCTGAATCCGGTTCCGGCAGTGCTGGTGGCCGAGGGCTTCGAGGCCCGGCAACTCCGCGTCGGCGGCGCGCTCAGCGATGTTGCCCCCACGCTGCTCAAACTCATGGGCGTGGATCAACCGGCGGAAATGGACGGGTCGAGCCTGTTCTAG
- a CDS encoding DUF1579 family protein → MRLTLFLALGLALAAAPLPAQGKAEEQKAPPTMASMMNKPGPEAAKLKGMVGTWNVEETMEASPMGPAGKGMAVSRVTLGPGGLSIIIDYRSVSGHMKGYRGHGVVAWDGEAKAYKQVWTDNMVPMIMLSRGGMEGDKLVLNSEGTMMGKPFKAHDTLSGIGTDSFTLVSEMSLDGSPMAKVMTLAHKRAKAADAKPAEKK, encoded by the coding sequence ATGCGACTCACCCTTTTCCTGGCCCTTGGCCTCGCCCTGGCGGCAGCGCCCCTGCCTGCCCAGGGCAAGGCAGAGGAACAGAAAGCGCCCCCCACCATGGCCTCGATGATGAACAAACCTGGGCCGGAGGCGGCCAAGCTCAAGGGCATGGTGGGCACCTGGAATGTGGAGGAGACCATGGAAGCCAGCCCCATGGGGCCCGCCGGCAAGGGCATGGCGGTCAGCCGTGTCACTTTAGGCCCTGGCGGCCTGTCGATCATCATCGACTACCGCTCCGTCAGCGGGCACATGAAAGGCTATCGTGGCCACGGCGTGGTGGCCTGGGATGGAGAGGCCAAGGCCTACAAGCAGGTCTGGACCGACAACATGGTGCCGATGATCATGCTCTCCAGGGGCGGCATGGAAGGTGACAAGCTCGTGCTGAATTCCGAAGGAACGATGATGGGCAAGCCCTTCAAGGCCCATGACACGCTATCCGGCATCGGGACGGACTCGTTCACGCTCGTCTCTGAGATGTCCCTGGACGGCAGCCCCATGGCCAAGGTGATGACCCTCGCGCATAAGCGCGCCAAGGCCGCGGATGCGAAACCCGCCGAAAAAAAGTAG